Proteins from one Acropora muricata isolate sample 2 chromosome 9, ASM3666990v1, whole genome shotgun sequence genomic window:
- the LOC136929472 gene encoding uncharacterized protein: protein MVAQSKLRINHIIHLLDDFLIIAKSESLCQDQLTLCLELCSYLGNPIAPEKTCGPATTLCFAGIELDSVSFEARLPLDKIDKCLSLIANFLTRKEVTLKEIQSLTGMLNFAHSVVVPGRAFLRRLIDLPVGVHSPHHYARINKEVKADLRLWQSLLTGFNGKSFFLQDFWDSSDKLELFTDAAGSLGFGAVFGKEWCYGKRPDNWLHQNIALLEFYPIVLSLYLWGHPMKNRSIL, encoded by the coding sequence ATGGTTGCTCAGAGTAAACTGAGGATCAACCATATTATTCATCTACTTGATGATTTTCTTATTATCGCTAAGTCTGAATCATTATGCCAGGATCAGTTAACTTTATGCCTTGAACTATGCTCATACCTTGGCAATCCCATAGCACCAGAGAAAACATGTGGTCCTGCTACAACATTGTGCTTTGCTGGCATCGAATTGGATTCTGTTTCTTTTGAGGCTCGTTTGCCTCTAGACAAAATTGACAAATGCCTCAGTCTGATTGCTAATTTTCTTACTCGCAAGGAGGTGACACTGAAAGAAATCCAATCGCTAACGGGCATGCTAAATTTTGCTCATTCAGTAGTTGTTCCCGGTAGAGCCTTCTTGCGCAGATTAATTGATCTCCCTGTTGGGGTCCATTCGCCTCATCATTATGCAAGGATAAATAAAGAGGTCAAAGCTGACTTAAGGCTTTGGCAGTCTCTTTTGACCGGCTTCAACGGCAAGTCCTTTTTTCTCCAGGATTTTTGGGACAGTTCAGACAAGTTGGAGCTATTTACTGATGCCGCAGGTTCATTAGGTTTTGGGGCAGTTTTCGGCAAAGAATGGTGCTATGGGAAACGGCCTGATAATTGGTTACACCAGAACATTGCTTTGCTTGAGTTTTATCCAATTGTTCTTAGTTTATATCTATGGGGCCATCCCATGAAAAATCGTTCCATCCTGTAG